From one Desmodus rotundus isolate HL8 chromosome X, HLdesRot8A.1, whole genome shotgun sequence genomic stretch:
- the LPAR4 gene encoding lysophosphatidic acid receptor 4 translates to MGDRRFIDFQFQDLNSSLRPRLGNATANNTCIVDDSFKYNLNGAVYSVVFILGLITNSASLFVFCFRMKMRSETAIFITNLALSDLLFVCTLPFKIFYNFNRHWPFGDTLCKISGTAFLTNIYGSMLFLTCISVDRFLAIVYPFRSRTIRTRRNSAIVCAGVWILVLSGGISASLFSTTNVNNATTTCFEGFSKRVWKTYLSKITIFIEVVGFIIPLILNVSCSSVVLRTLRKPATLSQIGTNKKKVLKMITVHMAVFVVCFVPYNSVLFLYALVRSQAITNCFLERFAKIMYPITLCLATLNCCFDPFIYYFTLESFQKSFYINTHIRMESLFKTETPLTTKPSLPAIQEEVSDQTTHNGGELMLESTF, encoded by the coding sequence ATGGGTGACAGAAGATTCATTGACTTCCAATTCCAAGATTTAAATTCAAGCCTCAGACCCAGGTTGGGCAATGCTACTGCCAATAATACTTGCATTGTTGATGATTCCTTCAAGTACAATCTGAATGGTGCTGTCTACAGTGTTGTATTCATCCTGGGTCTGATAACCAACAGTGCTTCTCTGTTTGTCTTCTGCTTCCGCATGAAAATGAGGAGTGAGACAGCTATTTTCATCACCAATCTGGCCCTCTCCGATTTGCTCTTTGTCTGCACTCtacctttcaaaatattttacaatttcaaCCGCCACTGGCCTTTTGGTGACACTCTCTGCAAGATCTCTGGGACTGCATTCCTTACCAACATCTATGGGAGCATGCTCTTCCTCACCTGTATTAGCGTGGATCGTTTCCTGGCCATTGTCTATCCCTTCCGATCTCGTACCATTAGGACCAGGAGGAATTCTGCCATTGTGTGTGCTGGAGTCTGGATCCTAGTCCTCAGTGGTGGTATTTCCGCCTCTTTGTTCTCAACCACTAATGTCAACAATGCAACCACCACCTGCTTTGAGGGCTTCTCCAAACGTGTCTGGAAGACTTATCTGTCCAAGATCACCATATTTATTGAAGTTGTTGGGTTCATCATTCCTCTGATATTGAATGTCTCTTGCTCTTCTGTGGTGCTAAGAACCCTCCGCAAGCCTGCTACGCTGTCTCAAATTGGGACCAATAAGAAAAAAGTGCTGAAGATGATCACAGTGCATATGGCAGTCTTTGTGGTCTGTTTCGTCCCCTATAACTCTGTTCTCTTCCTATATGCCCTGGTGCGCTCCCAAGCCATTACCAATTGCTTTTTGGAAAGATTTGCTAAGATTATGTACCCAATCACCTTGTGCCTTGCAACTCTTAACTGTTGCTTTGACCCTTTCATCTATTACTTTACCCTTGAGTCCTTTCAGAAGTCCTTTTACATTAATACCCATATCAGGATGGAGTCCCTGTTTAAGACTGAAACACCTCTGACCACAAAGCCTTCCCTTCCAGCTATTCAAGAGGAGGTTAGTGATCAAACAACACATAACGGTGGTGAGTTAATGCTGGAATCCACCTTCTAG